From Mustela erminea isolate mMusErm1 chromosome 1, mMusErm1.Pri, whole genome shotgun sequence, a single genomic window includes:
- the CHRD gene encoding chordin isoform X2, with protein MPSLPAPPAPLLLLGLLLLGCRPAHGTGPESPALPIRPEKEPLPIRGAAGCSFGGKVYALDETWHPDLGEPFGVMRCVLCACEAPQWGRRARGPGRVSCKNIKPECPALACVQPRLLPGHCCQTCPQERSSPEKPPTGLAFEYPRDPEHRSYSDRGEPGSEDRGRGDGHTDFVALLTGPRSQAVARARVSLLRSGLRFSISYRQLDRPTRIRFSDSAGSVLFEHPAAPTQDGLVCGVWRAVPRLSLRLLRAEQLHVALVTPTHPSGEVWGPLIRHRALAAETFSAILTLEGPPQPGIGGIALLTLSDTEDSLHFLLLFRGLLESRSGGPAQVPLRLQILHQGQLLRELQANASVQEPGFAEVLPNLTAQEMDWLVLGELQMALERVGVPGLRIRGHIAARQSCDVLQSVLCGADALIPVQTGAAGSARLTLLGNGSLIYQVQVVGTGSEVVALTLETKPQRRNQRTVLCHMAGLQLGGHTAVGVCPGLGARGAHMLLQNELFLNVGTKDFPDGELRGHVSALPYSGHSARHETLPVPLAGALVLPPVQSQAAGHAWLSLDTHCHLHYEVLLAGLGGSEQGTVTAHLLGPPGIPGPRRLLKGFYGPEAQGVVKDLEPELLRLLAQGKASLLITTKGSPQGELRGQVHIANQCEVGGLRLAAEGTEGAWAARAPDAAAPALHPLPAVLGPDTPVPAKPGGPGRPRDPNTCYFEGQQRPHGARWAPNYDPLCSLCTCQRRTVICDPVVCPPPSCPSPVQALDQCCPVCPEKQDVRDLPGLSRTRDPGEGCYFDGDRSWRAAGTRWHPVVPPFGLIKCAVCTCKGGTGDVHCEKVQCPRLACAQPVRANPTDCCKQCPVGSGVHPQLGDPMQADGPRGCRFAGQWFPESQSWHPSVPPFGEMSCITCRCGAGVPHCERDDCSLPLSCGPGKESRCCSHCAPRRPPETRTVPELAKEAEGS; from the exons ATGCCGAGCCTCCCGGCCCCGCCGGCCCCGCTGctgctcctggggctgctgctgctcGGCTGCCGACCGGCCCACGGCACCGGCCCCGAGTCCCCCGCGCTGCCCATCCGGCCCGAGAAGGAGCCGCTGCCCATTCGGGGAGCGGCAG GCTGCTCCTTCGGCGGGAAGGTCTATGCCTTGGACGAGACGTGGCACCCGGACCTAGGGGAGCCCTTCGGGGTGATGCGCTGCGTGCTGTGCGCCTGCGAGGCG CCTCAGTGGGGTCGCCGAGCAAGGGGCCCGGGCAGAGTCAGCTGCAAGAACATCAAACCCGAGTGCCCAGCCTTGGCCTGCGTGCAGCCTCGGCTGCTGCCGGGACACTGCTGCCAGACCTGCCCCCAGG AGCGCAGCAGTCCTGAGAAGCCGCCAACGGGTCTGGCCTTTGAGTATCCCCGGGACCCAGAGCACCGCAGCTACAGTGACCGCGGGGAGCCGGGCTCTGAGGATCGGGGGAGAGGAGATGGACACACGG ACTTCGTGGCGCTGCTGACAGGACCTAGGTCGCAGGCCGTGGCAAGGGCCCGGGTGTCTCTGCTGCGCTCGGGTTTGCGTTTCTCCATCTCCtacagaca GCTGGACCGCCCTACTCGAATCCGCTTCTCAGACTCTGCCGGCAGCGTCCTGTTTGAACACCCTGCTGCCCCCACTCAAGATGGCCTG GTCTGTGGGGTGTGGCGGGCAGTGCCTCGGTTGTCTCTGCGGCTCCTTAGGGCAGAACAGCTGCATGTGGCGCTTGTGACACCCACTCACCCCTCGGGGGAGGTCTGGGGGCCTCTCATCCGGCACCGGGCCCTGGCTGCAG agaCCTTCAGTGCCATCCTGACCCTAGAAGGCCCCCCACAGCCTGGCATAGGGGGCATCGCCCTCCTCACTCTCAGCGACACGGAGGACTCCTTGCATTTCTTGCTGCTTTTCCGTGGACTGCTGGAATCCAGGAGCGGGG GACCGGCCCAGGTGCCCTTGCGGCTCCAGATTCTACACCAGGGGCAGCTACTGCGAGAGCTCCAGGCCAATGCCTCAGTCCAG GAGCCAGGCTTTGCTGAGGTACTGCCCAACCTGACTGCCCAGGAGATGGACTGGCTGGTGCTGGGGGAGCTCCAGATGGCCCTGGAGAGGGTGGGCGTGCCAGGGCTGCGCATCCGTGGACACATCGCTGCCAGGCAGAGCTGCGATG TCCTGCAAAGCGTCCTTTGTGGGGCTGACGCCCTGATCCCAGTTCAGACAGGGGCAGCCGGCTCAGCCAGGCTTACACTGCTGGGAAATGGCTCCCTGATCTACCAG GTGCAGGTGGTAGGTACAGGCAGTGAGGTGGTGGCCTTGACCTTGGAGACCAAGCCTCAGCGGAGAAACCAGCGCACTGTCCTGTGCCACATGGCCGGACTCCAGCTGGGAGGACACACA GCTGTGGGTGTCTGTCCTGGACTTGGCGCCCGAGGGGCTCATATGCTGCTGCAGAATGAGCTGTTCCTGAACGTGGGCACCAAGGACTTCCCAGATGGAGAACTGCGGGGTCATGTGTCTGCCCTGCCTTATAGTGGACACAGCGCCCGCCATGAGA CACTGCCCGTGCCCTTGGCAGGAGCCCTGGTGTTACCTCCTGTGCAGAGCCAGGCAGCAGGACATGCCTGGCTCTCCCTGGACACCCATTGTCACCTGCACTATGAAGTGCTGCTGGCTGGGCTTGGTGGCTCCGAACAGGGCACTGTCACTGCCCACCTCCTCGGGCCTCCTGGGATACCAGGGCCCCGGCGGCTGCTGAAGGGATTCTATGGCCCAGAG GCCCAGGGCGTGGTGAAGGATCTGGAGCCTGAGCTGCTGCGGCTCCTGGCCCAGGGCAAGGCCTCATTGCTGATCACCACCAAGGGGAGTCCCCAAGGGGAGCTCcgggggcag GTGCACATCGCCAACCAGTGCGAGGTAGGCGGCCTGCGCCTGGCAGCTGAGGGGACTGAAGGAGCGTGGGCGGCCAGGGCTCCCGATGCAGCAGCCCCGGCACTGCACCCACTGCCCGCTGTGCTGGGCCCCGACACTCCTGTGCCAGCCAAACCAGGAGGCCCCGGGCGCCCGCGAGACCCCAACACCTGCTACTTTGAGGGGCAGCAGCGCCCCCATGGGGCTCGCTGGGCGCCTAACTATGACCCGCTCTGCTCACTATGCACCTGCCAG AGACGCACAGTGATCTGTGACCCTGTGGTGTGCCCGCCGCCCAGCTGTCCCAGCCCTGTGCAGGCACTAGACCAGTGCTGCCCTGTGTGCCCGG AGAAACAAGATGTCAGAGACCTTCCTGGGCTCTCCCGGACCAGAGACCCGGGAGAGG GCTGCTATTTTGATGGCGACCGGAGCTGGCGGGCAGCGGGTACCCGGTGGCACCCCGTCGTGCCCCCATTTGGCTTAATTAAGTGTGCTGTCTGCACCTGTAAG GGGGGCACTGGAGACGTCCACTGTGAGAAGGTGCAGTGTCCTCGGCTGGCCTGTGCCCAGCCGGTCCGTGCCAACCCCACTGACTGTTGCAAACAGTGTCCAG TGGGGTCAGGGGTCCACCCCCAATTGGGGGACCCCATGCAGGCCGATGGGCCCCGGGGCTGCCGTTTTGCAGGGCAGTGGTTCCCCGAGAGCCAGAGCTGGCACCCCTCAGTGCCCCCCTTTGGGGAGATGAGCTGTATCACCTGCAGATGTGGG GCAGGGGTGCCCCACTGTGAGCGGGATGACTGTTCATTGCCACTGTCCTGCGGTCCAGGGAAGGAGAGTCGCTGCTGCTCCCACTGTGCACCCCGGCGGC CCCCAGAGACCAGGACAGTTCCAGAGCTGGCGAAAGAAGCCGAAGGCTCCTAG
- the CHRD gene encoding chordin isoform X1, producing MPSLPAPPAPLLLLGLLLLGCRPAHGTGPESPALPIRPEKEPLPIRGAAGCSFGGKVYALDETWHPDLGEPFGVMRCVLCACEAQPQWGRRARGPGRVSCKNIKPECPALACVQPRLLPGHCCQTCPQERSSPEKPPTGLAFEYPRDPEHRSYSDRGEPGSEDRGRGDGHTDFVALLTGPRSQAVARARVSLLRSGLRFSISYRQLDRPTRIRFSDSAGSVLFEHPAAPTQDGLVCGVWRAVPRLSLRLLRAEQLHVALVTPTHPSGEVWGPLIRHRALAAETFSAILTLEGPPQPGIGGIALLTLSDTEDSLHFLLLFRGLLESRSGGPAQVPLRLQILHQGQLLRELQANASVQEPGFAEVLPNLTAQEMDWLVLGELQMALERVGVPGLRIRGHIAARQSCDVLQSVLCGADALIPVQTGAAGSARLTLLGNGSLIYQVQVVGTGSEVVALTLETKPQRRNQRTVLCHMAGLQLGGHTAVGVCPGLGARGAHMLLQNELFLNVGTKDFPDGELRGHVSALPYSGHSARHETLPVPLAGALVLPPVQSQAAGHAWLSLDTHCHLHYEVLLAGLGGSEQGTVTAHLLGPPGIPGPRRLLKGFYGPEAQGVVKDLEPELLRLLAQGKASLLITTKGSPQGELRGQVHIANQCEVGGLRLAAEGTEGAWAARAPDAAAPALHPLPAVLGPDTPVPAKPGGPGRPRDPNTCYFEGQQRPHGARWAPNYDPLCSLCTCQRRTVICDPVVCPPPSCPSPVQALDQCCPVCPEKQDVRDLPGLSRTRDPGEGCYFDGDRSWRAAGTRWHPVVPPFGLIKCAVCTCKGGTGDVHCEKVQCPRLACAQPVRANPTDCCKQCPVGSGVHPQLGDPMQADGPRGCRFAGQWFPESQSWHPSVPPFGEMSCITCRCGAGVPHCERDDCSLPLSCGPGKESRCCSHCAPRRPPETRTVPELAKEAEGS from the exons ATGCCGAGCCTCCCGGCCCCGCCGGCCCCGCTGctgctcctggggctgctgctgctcGGCTGCCGACCGGCCCACGGCACCGGCCCCGAGTCCCCCGCGCTGCCCATCCGGCCCGAGAAGGAGCCGCTGCCCATTCGGGGAGCGGCAG GCTGCTCCTTCGGCGGGAAGGTCTATGCCTTGGACGAGACGTGGCACCCGGACCTAGGGGAGCCCTTCGGGGTGATGCGCTGCGTGCTGTGCGCCTGCGAGGCG CAGCCTCAGTGGGGTCGCCGAGCAAGGGGCCCGGGCAGAGTCAGCTGCAAGAACATCAAACCCGAGTGCCCAGCCTTGGCCTGCGTGCAGCCTCGGCTGCTGCCGGGACACTGCTGCCAGACCTGCCCCCAGG AGCGCAGCAGTCCTGAGAAGCCGCCAACGGGTCTGGCCTTTGAGTATCCCCGGGACCCAGAGCACCGCAGCTACAGTGACCGCGGGGAGCCGGGCTCTGAGGATCGGGGGAGAGGAGATGGACACACGG ACTTCGTGGCGCTGCTGACAGGACCTAGGTCGCAGGCCGTGGCAAGGGCCCGGGTGTCTCTGCTGCGCTCGGGTTTGCGTTTCTCCATCTCCtacagaca GCTGGACCGCCCTACTCGAATCCGCTTCTCAGACTCTGCCGGCAGCGTCCTGTTTGAACACCCTGCTGCCCCCACTCAAGATGGCCTG GTCTGTGGGGTGTGGCGGGCAGTGCCTCGGTTGTCTCTGCGGCTCCTTAGGGCAGAACAGCTGCATGTGGCGCTTGTGACACCCACTCACCCCTCGGGGGAGGTCTGGGGGCCTCTCATCCGGCACCGGGCCCTGGCTGCAG agaCCTTCAGTGCCATCCTGACCCTAGAAGGCCCCCCACAGCCTGGCATAGGGGGCATCGCCCTCCTCACTCTCAGCGACACGGAGGACTCCTTGCATTTCTTGCTGCTTTTCCGTGGACTGCTGGAATCCAGGAGCGGGG GACCGGCCCAGGTGCCCTTGCGGCTCCAGATTCTACACCAGGGGCAGCTACTGCGAGAGCTCCAGGCCAATGCCTCAGTCCAG GAGCCAGGCTTTGCTGAGGTACTGCCCAACCTGACTGCCCAGGAGATGGACTGGCTGGTGCTGGGGGAGCTCCAGATGGCCCTGGAGAGGGTGGGCGTGCCAGGGCTGCGCATCCGTGGACACATCGCTGCCAGGCAGAGCTGCGATG TCCTGCAAAGCGTCCTTTGTGGGGCTGACGCCCTGATCCCAGTTCAGACAGGGGCAGCCGGCTCAGCCAGGCTTACACTGCTGGGAAATGGCTCCCTGATCTACCAG GTGCAGGTGGTAGGTACAGGCAGTGAGGTGGTGGCCTTGACCTTGGAGACCAAGCCTCAGCGGAGAAACCAGCGCACTGTCCTGTGCCACATGGCCGGACTCCAGCTGGGAGGACACACA GCTGTGGGTGTCTGTCCTGGACTTGGCGCCCGAGGGGCTCATATGCTGCTGCAGAATGAGCTGTTCCTGAACGTGGGCACCAAGGACTTCCCAGATGGAGAACTGCGGGGTCATGTGTCTGCCCTGCCTTATAGTGGACACAGCGCCCGCCATGAGA CACTGCCCGTGCCCTTGGCAGGAGCCCTGGTGTTACCTCCTGTGCAGAGCCAGGCAGCAGGACATGCCTGGCTCTCCCTGGACACCCATTGTCACCTGCACTATGAAGTGCTGCTGGCTGGGCTTGGTGGCTCCGAACAGGGCACTGTCACTGCCCACCTCCTCGGGCCTCCTGGGATACCAGGGCCCCGGCGGCTGCTGAAGGGATTCTATGGCCCAGAG GCCCAGGGCGTGGTGAAGGATCTGGAGCCTGAGCTGCTGCGGCTCCTGGCCCAGGGCAAGGCCTCATTGCTGATCACCACCAAGGGGAGTCCCCAAGGGGAGCTCcgggggcag GTGCACATCGCCAACCAGTGCGAGGTAGGCGGCCTGCGCCTGGCAGCTGAGGGGACTGAAGGAGCGTGGGCGGCCAGGGCTCCCGATGCAGCAGCCCCGGCACTGCACCCACTGCCCGCTGTGCTGGGCCCCGACACTCCTGTGCCAGCCAAACCAGGAGGCCCCGGGCGCCCGCGAGACCCCAACACCTGCTACTTTGAGGGGCAGCAGCGCCCCCATGGGGCTCGCTGGGCGCCTAACTATGACCCGCTCTGCTCACTATGCACCTGCCAG AGACGCACAGTGATCTGTGACCCTGTGGTGTGCCCGCCGCCCAGCTGTCCCAGCCCTGTGCAGGCACTAGACCAGTGCTGCCCTGTGTGCCCGG AGAAACAAGATGTCAGAGACCTTCCTGGGCTCTCCCGGACCAGAGACCCGGGAGAGG GCTGCTATTTTGATGGCGACCGGAGCTGGCGGGCAGCGGGTACCCGGTGGCACCCCGTCGTGCCCCCATTTGGCTTAATTAAGTGTGCTGTCTGCACCTGTAAG GGGGGCACTGGAGACGTCCACTGTGAGAAGGTGCAGTGTCCTCGGCTGGCCTGTGCCCAGCCGGTCCGTGCCAACCCCACTGACTGTTGCAAACAGTGTCCAG TGGGGTCAGGGGTCCACCCCCAATTGGGGGACCCCATGCAGGCCGATGGGCCCCGGGGCTGCCGTTTTGCAGGGCAGTGGTTCCCCGAGAGCCAGAGCTGGCACCCCTCAGTGCCCCCCTTTGGGGAGATGAGCTGTATCACCTGCAGATGTGGG GCAGGGGTGCCCCACTGTGAGCGGGATGACTGTTCATTGCCACTGTCCTGCGGTCCAGGGAAGGAGAGTCGCTGCTGCTCCCACTGTGCACCCCGGCGGC CCCCAGAGACCAGGACAGTTCCAGAGCTGGCGAAAGAAGCCGAAGGCTCCTAG
- the THPO gene encoding thrombopoietin isoform X1, whose amino-acid sequence MELTELLLVVMLLLNARLDLCLPAPPACDPRLLNKLLRDSHALHSRLSQCPDVNPLSTPVLLPAVDFSLGEWKTQKEQTKAQDVLGAAALLLEGVMAARTQLGPTCLSSLLGQLSGQVRLLLGALQGLLGTQFPPQGRTTIHKDPSAIFLTFQQLLRGKVRFLLLVVGPTLCAKQALPTTAVPSNTSLFLTLHKLPNRTSGLLETNSSVSARTTGSGLLKRLQRFRAKIPGLLNQTSRSLDQMPGHLNRTHGPLIGTHGLFPGPLPAALGAPDIPPTTSGMDSLPPDLWPGYSPSPAHPPTGQNTLFSPTPTSPIPPGPAPTSTS is encoded by the exons ATGGAGCTGACTG AACTGCTCCTCGTGGTCATGCTTCTCCTAAATGCAAGACTGGATCTGTGCCTCCCGGCTCCTCCCGCCTGTGACCCCCGTCTCCTAAATAAACTGCTTCGTGACTCCCATGCCCTTCACAGCAGACTG AGCCAGTGTCCAGACGTTAACCCTTTGTCCACACCTGTCCTGCTGCCTGCTGTGGACTTTAGCTTGGgagaatggaaaacccagaag GAGCAGACCAAGGCACAGGACGTTCTGGGAGCCGCAGCCCTTCTGCTGGAGGGAGTAATGGCAGCACGGACCCAACTGGGACCCACCTGCCTCTCATCCCTCCTGGGACAGCTTTCTGGACAGGTCCGCCTCCTCCTTGGGGCACTGCAGGGCCTCCTTGGAACCCAG tttcctccacAGGGCAGGACCACAATTCACAAGGATCCCAgtgccatattcctgaccttcCAACAACTGCTCCGAGGAAAGGTGCGCTTCCTGTTGCTTGTAGTAGGGCCCACCCTCTGTGCCAAGCAGGCCCTACCCACGACAGCTGTCCCAAGCAATACCTCTCTATTCCTCACCCTGCACAAGCTCCCAAACAGGACTTCTGGACTGTTGGAGACAAACTCCAGTGTCTCCGCCAGAACTACTGGCTCTGGACTTCTGAAGAGGCTGCAGAGATTCAGAGCCAAGATTCCTGGTCTGCTGAACCAGACCTCCAGGTCCCTAGACCAAATGCCTGGACACCTAAACAGGACACATGGACCCTTGATTGGAACTCATGGACTCTTTCCTGGACCCTTACCTGCAGCCCTAGGAGCCCCAGATATCCCTCCAACAACTTCAGGCATGGACTCCCTGCCCCCTGACCTCTGGCCTGGATattctccttccccagcccatcCTCCTACTGGGCAAAACACACTCTTTTCTCCTACACCCACCTCACCCATCCCTCCGGGGCCAGCTCCAACCTCCACCTCCTAA
- the THPO gene encoding thrombopoietin isoform X2: MELTELLLVVMLLLNARLDLCLPAPPACDPRLLNKLLRDSHALHSRLSQCPDVNPLSTPVLLPAVDFSLGEWKTQKEQTKAQDVLGAAALLLEGVMAARTQLGPTCLSSLLGQLSGQVRLLLGALQGLLGTQGRTTIHKDPSAIFLTFQQLLRGKVRFLLLVVGPTLCAKQALPTTAVPSNTSLFLTLHKLPNRTSGLLETNSSVSARTTGSGLLKRLQRFRAKIPGLLNQTSRSLDQMPGHLNRTHGPLIGTHGLFPGPLPAALGAPDIPPTTSGMDSLPPDLWPGYSPSPAHPPTGQNTLFSPTPTSPIPPGPAPTSTS; encoded by the exons ATGGAGCTGACTG AACTGCTCCTCGTGGTCATGCTTCTCCTAAATGCAAGACTGGATCTGTGCCTCCCGGCTCCTCCCGCCTGTGACCCCCGTCTCCTAAATAAACTGCTTCGTGACTCCCATGCCCTTCACAGCAGACTG AGCCAGTGTCCAGACGTTAACCCTTTGTCCACACCTGTCCTGCTGCCTGCTGTGGACTTTAGCTTGGgagaatggaaaacccagaag GAGCAGACCAAGGCACAGGACGTTCTGGGAGCCGCAGCCCTTCTGCTGGAGGGAGTAATGGCAGCACGGACCCAACTGGGACCCACCTGCCTCTCATCCCTCCTGGGACAGCTTTCTGGACAGGTCCGCCTCCTCCTTGGGGCACTGCAGGGCCTCCTTGGAACCCAG GGCAGGACCACAATTCACAAGGATCCCAgtgccatattcctgaccttcCAACAACTGCTCCGAGGAAAGGTGCGCTTCCTGTTGCTTGTAGTAGGGCCCACCCTCTGTGCCAAGCAGGCCCTACCCACGACAGCTGTCCCAAGCAATACCTCTCTATTCCTCACCCTGCACAAGCTCCCAAACAGGACTTCTGGACTGTTGGAGACAAACTCCAGTGTCTCCGCCAGAACTACTGGCTCTGGACTTCTGAAGAGGCTGCAGAGATTCAGAGCCAAGATTCCTGGTCTGCTGAACCAGACCTCCAGGTCCCTAGACCAAATGCCTGGACACCTAAACAGGACACATGGACCCTTGATTGGAACTCATGGACTCTTTCCTGGACCCTTACCTGCAGCCCTAGGAGCCCCAGATATCCCTCCAACAACTTCAGGCATGGACTCCCTGCCCCCTGACCTCTGGCCTGGATattctccttccccagcccatcCTCCTACTGGGCAAAACACACTCTTTTCTCCTACACCCACCTCACCCATCCCTCCGGGGCCAGCTCCAACCTCCACCTCCTAA
- the THPO gene encoding thrombopoietin isoform X3 encodes MELTELLLVVMLLLNARLDLCLPAPPACDPRLLNKLLRDSHALHSRLSQCPDVNPLSTPVLLPAVDFSLGEWKTQKEQTKAQDVLGAAALLLEGVMAARTQLGPTCLSSLLGQLSGQVRLLLGALQGLLGTQMLC; translated from the exons ATGGAGCTGACTG AACTGCTCCTCGTGGTCATGCTTCTCCTAAATGCAAGACTGGATCTGTGCCTCCCGGCTCCTCCCGCCTGTGACCCCCGTCTCCTAAATAAACTGCTTCGTGACTCCCATGCCCTTCACAGCAGACTG AGCCAGTGTCCAGACGTTAACCCTTTGTCCACACCTGTCCTGCTGCCTGCTGTGGACTTTAGCTTGGgagaatggaaaacccagaag GAGCAGACCAAGGCACAGGACGTTCTGGGAGCCGCAGCCCTTCTGCTGGAGGGAGTAATGGCAGCACGGACCCAACTGGGACCCACCTGCCTCTCATCCCTCCTGGGACAGCTTTCTGGACAGGTCCGCCTCCTCCTTGGGGCACTGCAGGGCCTCCTTGGAACCCAG ATGCTGTGCTGA
- the POLR2H gene encoding DNA-directed RNA polymerases I, II, and III subunit RPABC3 encodes MAGILFEDIFDVKDIDPEGKKFDRVSRLHCESESFKMDLILDVNIQIYPVDLGDKFRLVIASTLYEDGTLDDGEYNPTDDRPSRADQFEYVMYGKVYRIEGDETSTEAATRLSAYVSYGGLLMRLQGDANNLHGFEVDSRVYLLMKKLAF; translated from the exons ATGGCGGGTATCCTGTTTGAGGATATTTTTGATGTGAAAGACATTGACCCGGAGGGCAAGAAGTTTGACCGAG TGTCTCGACTACATTGTGAGAGTGAATCTTTCAAGATGGACCTGATCTTAGATGTAAACATTCAGATTTATCCTGTAGACTTGG GTGACAAGTTCCGGTTGGTCATAGCCAGTACCTTATATGAAGATGGTACCCTGGATGACGGTGAATACAACCCCACAGATGATAGACCTTCCAG GGCTGACCAGTTTGAGTATGTAATGTATGGGAAAGTATACAGGATTGAGGGCGATGAAACGTCTACTGAAGCAGCAACTCGTCT CTCTGCCTATGTGTCCTATGGCGGCCTGCTCATGAGGCTGCAGGGTGATGCCAACAACCTGCATGGATTTGAAGTGGATTCCAGAGTTTATCTGCTGATGAAGAAACTGGCCTTCTGA